tataacaatattaaaataaaatagaaattaaGAAGTACAAAATGAACATGATAATGGACATTGTATTTCCATGAAACGTTTATGATCTTGACAAACGGTTGGGCGTGCTTTTATCCAAAGTTTACATGAACGTTGATTATCTTCACAtacttcatttttttttacaaaatcaTGATTATGATAGATTGGTTGAATTTGTAACATATttgtttttgttataatttgtGATTTTATGTTAAGTGGTGAAGTTGTTATTACATGTTTAGGTATCTCTATATCTTCATATTCTTTTTGTTTGGGAGAACTTTCTAAATCATTAgaatgatataatatatttgatttaaaacTTTCTGATAATTTTCCTTCTGCTTCAAGACGCAAAAGTTGTTTACGGAATAACTTTTCAGATAAGATACCATTACTTTTATTAGTTAGTATTTCTGGAGTTGTATTAACTTCATTCTTAATTGTTGTTTGGAATTTTTTAGTTGTTGTTGAGAAAGTTGAAGTTTGAGgtatttctattttaacaattttttcattaacatttctaaatatattgttaatagTTGTAGGTTTTACAGTTGTAGTAGTAGTTGTAGTTGTAGTAGTAACAGTTGTTCCTCTTGAAACAATAACTTTATCCATACCAAAAGGTGAAGGTGTTGTTTGtgaatttaaatttgaaaacaTACCAATATTTGTATCTTTTCCAAAAAATGCtccaaaaatattttgttgtgTTTTGGCATCCTCCAAAACAAGATCATCAGCTTTTGTtggaaatttatttttagctAAACATGCTTCCATTACTACTTTGATAGCTTCAAATGTCTCAACTCCTGTTGGTATTAATTCATCTTTATCTAATATAAAACCACCTGACACtgaaaaaaagtttgttttttatttaaaaattatatattaatcatttttattaaaattaaaagatagaaaaaaaaaagttttttaaataaacatacaTTCCATTTCTGGCCTTAAttctattaaataaacatattttactTGTAATGTACTTTTTGCCCAATCATCAGATCCACCAGAAGCAGGTGATAATAAATCTGCACCAGTTCCATAATTATAATCTGTGCCATAAATAGCACGTAAACGATTTATTGCTTTTAAAGCAACACGTGActacaaaattatataaaataattatgaaaaaaaattaatatatgacTTACAATATCCCTGACATCTGTTGGATAATTTTCATATTCATGTGAATATGGATGAATCCAAAGTTGAGCATATGTATGTAATGTTATAAAACCATCTAATCTATCAAACATTTCTTCTGATGTTAAAAAATCACTAACAGCTCTAGCTTCTGGTTCACTTAAAGGACCAGAACCATGATATTGATTACTACAAGGATTGTCACTTGAACCAGTTTCACTCCagtaaaaatcaaaatttctatttaaatcTGTTCCCATACAACATTTTATACCACCCCAATAACCAGGAGCACATTTTCTTGGTGAACGATTTTTTCTCCATAATCTAACTTCTGGATGTGTACTACTTCTTGAATATTCATAACCATCAGGATTTAACAttggtaaaataaaaatatcataatattttaaaaaatgtgttataaatttatcttttccATAACCAGAAACAAGttgattaattataaataatgctGTATGACTACTAGCCCATTCTCTAGCATGAATATTACCATCAATCCAAAAAGCAcgtttttttcttttatcacTCCTTTCAATACCTATTTTTAAACCTTCTAATGGTCGATCTTCATGACTTTTACCAATTctaattaatttaacaatatgTGGATAATAAAATTCAACAGTTCTCATGTATTTAATCATTGCTGAGTAACTAGTATACTCACCAAAAGGATATTTTGCCAATAATTCACCTACATTTTCAAGAATTTTTCTTCTTTGATTATTATCACTAACATCATCTTCAAAtctttgaaaaaatttagaatgattattaaaatccattttaatctttttatcactatactttttattatctttatttttagctCGTTTTTGTCTTtcatttcttattattaaccttaaaaattaaataatataataataaatttaataaaaaaaaataattattattattataataaaaataagataaactTACTCTTGTACATCTTTAATCATTAATCTATACGATATATTATGCCTTTGTAATGTAGAAATGAGATCTTCTTGATTTGTGGGATGTGTCATAATAtcacaaaaataatttatcctTCTTGGTTCAACCCAAAAATCAAAACCATTTCTGGAATTATTAGCTTCTAATTGTCGTAATATCTCCAAttcttctattttttttggtGTCACTCTATATAcagaaaatatttctttacttaaataaaaataaattaaaatttatcaaaaaattttcttttctttttttttaaaaactcaCTTATCTTGAGGAAAATTTTCAACAACAAAACTtccatttattattaaaaagtaaggTAATAATAGCCATAAATAGTTgagcatttttttttatttaattttaaagcttcaaaaaaaaatattttatttatttttttttttgttatcttgatgacaataatttttttacataaactattattaattactttttaaactttttaatttagaataataataataatattaatttttatcttaaagacattattaagaaaaaagatttagaaaaaaaaaaatttagattttaaaatgaaaataaaagatatatgtatatatatgtatatatatatacatttattgataataaaaaaaaaggcaAACGAAACGAAAAGACTAAAAATGATCATATTTTAGTATTAGGATGAATAGATAAaaggaagaaaaaaaaattatattttaaaatttgttagtTAATCAAAAATACTTTTACCAAAATAATGGGTGTTAATTAAAAGAGAAAGAAGATATATAATAGGTCGATGTTTTGATGCTTTCAGAAGACAATACCATTTCATTTAtgtcatcatcatcatcttAAATGgcgatatatttttttttttcctatcatatatactattattttataatatataaaaaaaaaaagaagtttaaatatagcattaaggtaaaaaaaaaataatagtaaaatatagataattattatttaatttttttttatcctaatatttttataacgaTTTATAATTGAACCAAAAATATTTGGTAAACTTTATTGataataggaaaaaaaatatatatttataaaattgatttttagAAAACAATTTACTATAAGTACCATTAAATGTGATAATTtgaaaagatatataaatttat
This Strongyloides ratti genome assembly S_ratti_ED321, chromosome : 2 DNA region includes the following protein-coding sequences:
- a CDS encoding Peptidase M14, carboxypeptidase A domain and Proteinase inhibitor, carboxypeptidase propeptide domain and ShKT domain and Proteinase inhibitor, propeptide domain-containing protein, whose translation is MLNYLWLLLPYFLIINGSFVVENFPQDNKEIFSVYRVTPKKIEELEILRQLEANNSRNGFDFWVEPRRINYFCDIMTHPTNQEDLISTLQRHNISYRLMIKDVQELIIRNERQKRAKNKDNKKYSDKKIKMDFNNHSKFFQRFEDDVSDNNQRRKILENVGELLAKYPFGEYTSYSAMIKYMRTVEFYYPHIVKLIRIGKSHEDRPLEGLKIGIERSDKRKKRAFWIDGNIHAREWASSHTALFIINQLVSGYGKDKFITHFLKYYDIFILPMLNPDGYEYSRSSTHPEVRLWRKNRSPRKCAPGYWGGIKCCMGTDLNRNFDFYWSETGSSDNPCSNQYHGSGPLSEPEARAVSDFLTSEEMFDRLDGFITLHTYAQLWIHPYSHEYENYPTDVRDISRVALKAINRLRAIYGTDYNYGTGADLLSPASGGSDDWAKSTLQVKYVYLIELRPEMELSGGFILDKDELIPTGVETFEAIKVVMEACLAKNKFPTKADDLVLEDAKTQQNIFGAFFGKDTNIGMFSNLNSQTTPSPFGMDKVIVSRGTTVTTTTTTTTTTVKPTTINNIFRNVNEKIVKIEIPQTSTFSTTTKKFQTTIKNEVNTTPEILTNKSNGILSEKLFRKQLLRLEAEGKLSEKSSPKQKEYEDIEIPKHVITTSPLNIKSQIITKTNMLQIQPIYHNHDFVKKNEVCEDNQRSCKLWIKARPTVCQDHKRFMEIQCPLSCSFCTS